The following proteins come from a genomic window of Acinetobacter baumannii:
- the rubA gene encoding rubredoxin RubA, whose translation MKKYQCIVCGWIYDEAEGWPQDGIAAGTKWEDIPDDWTCPDCGVSKADFEMIEI comes from the coding sequence ATGAAAAAATATCAATGTATCGTTTGTGGATGGATTTACGATGAAGCAGAAGGTTGGCCACAAGACGGCATTGCAGCTGGAACAAAATGGGAAGATATTCCTGATGACTGGACTTGCCCTGATTGCGGCGTTTCAAAAGCTGACTTCGAAATGATCGAAATCTAA
- the rubB gene encoding rubredoxin reductase RubB → MHPIVIIGSGMAGYTLAREFRKLNPEQELVMICADDAVNYAKPTLSNAFAGKKAPEQIPLGDAAKMSAQLNMRIEPFTWVKEILAERHELVLEKDGVISQQPYSKLILAVGANPIRLAIAGDGSDDIHVVNSLIDYRSFRENLAQRKDKRVVILGAGLIGCEFANDLLHSEYDVTVIDLAPQPLGRLLPSHIASAFQQNLEEAGVKFALGTTVEKVSKINNGEDYAVTLANGQTLVADIVLSAIGLQPNISLAQSANIQTSRGVITNSLLETNQADIYAIGDCAEVNGTLLPYVMPIMQQARALAKTLSGQQTNVHYPAMPVAVKTPAAPLTVLPAPVDVDVNWETEEFDDGMLAKAIDNEGTLRGFVLLGATAGKQRLTLTKLVPDLIPAQA, encoded by the coding sequence ATGCATCCAATCGTCATTATCGGATCAGGCATGGCGGGTTATACCTTAGCACGTGAATTCCGTAAGCTTAACCCAGAGCAAGAACTTGTGATGATTTGTGCGGATGATGCGGTGAACTATGCAAAACCAACCTTATCCAACGCTTTTGCAGGAAAAAAAGCTCCAGAACAGATTCCATTAGGTGATGCTGCAAAAATGAGTGCCCAACTCAATATGCGTATTGAACCTTTTACTTGGGTGAAAGAAATTTTAGCTGAGCGTCATGAACTTGTTCTAGAAAAAGACGGCGTTATTTCTCAGCAACCCTATTCAAAATTAATTTTAGCTGTCGGTGCTAACCCGATTCGCCTTGCTATTGCTGGTGATGGTAGTGATGACATCCATGTGGTGAACTCACTCATTGACTATCGTTCTTTCCGAGAAAATCTAGCTCAGCGCAAAGATAAACGTGTTGTGATTTTGGGTGCAGGTTTAATTGGTTGTGAATTTGCCAATGACTTACTTCATAGCGAATATGATGTAACAGTAATTGATTTAGCGCCTCAACCATTAGGCCGTTTATTACCTTCACACATTGCTTCAGCATTCCAGCAGAATCTTGAAGAAGCGGGTGTTAAATTTGCATTAGGCACAACCGTTGAAAAAGTCAGTAAAATCAATAACGGTGAAGATTACGCGGTTACATTGGCAAATGGTCAGACTTTGGTTGCTGATATTGTGCTTTCAGCGATTGGCTTACAACCGAATATTTCTCTGGCTCAAAGCGCAAATATTCAAACCAGCCGTGGTGTGATTACCAATAGTTTACTTGAAACCAATCAAGCAGATATTTATGCGATTGGTGACTGTGCGGAAGTTAACGGTACCCTGCTTCCATATGTAATGCCAATTATGCAACAAGCCCGTGCTCTAGCAAAAACATTAAGTGGTCAACAAACAAATGTACATTACCCTGCTATGCCAGTTGCGGTAAAAACTCCGGCTGCACCGCTTACAGTTTTACCGGCACCGGTTGATGTAGATGTAAATTGGGAAACTGAAGAATTCGACGATGGTATGCTTGCCAAAGCAATTGACAATGAAGGAACATTGCGTGGTTTCGTATTGTTAGGTGCAACAGCAGGCAAGCAACGTTTAACTTTAACTAAGCTTGTTCCAGATCTTATTCCTGCCCAAGCATAA
- a CDS encoding ABC transporter permease, translating into MRNLLKPLLLQSLRTGGLYLLIIALSLAISATTALKFSNDQVKNAVSLQAAQMLAADLVLSNNEPIDAKWQKRADQLGLKQTNVTMFSSMAHTQDQFVMVNVKAIEPAFPLRGKLEIEPIARGIQPGEVWLSQRAADLLKVKLGDMVSIADAAFRFSGVIVRDSNQELGFSGFSPTVIIHQADIAKTHAIQTGSRIDYRLLMSGQPEQVQSFSRQFKQQHQPANEQEETIGLRLRDASESNSRLLRPLENLDTFLQLANILTILLCGIAIALTSQRYVQQNQDHIALIRCLGASKFQILWAYIGLLCVVSAISIAIGSLLGIMMGYGLLELMLQLIPQLELSFSVVGFLLGPLPIAIFTSVIVLLGFILPSIWELLNTPPIRVIREQAKSRKSLFFMFFAGITSLVIFSLVLSENLMLSIWVLTAIILLCILLYTVVWLLLRALKKMKTRLSFYIRSASQSALQITALALGLSLITVLSVLRTDLLERWQQQLPEGTPNQFVYGLPPFDLKAFEQQLKQNGWQSTPLYPNIRGRLVAKNDVPFSEEAIKQNNALRRELNLTQSSALPNDNVITKGQAEFNAVGQVSVESKTAESLGIQIGDRLTFSLPEGSLQAKVINFRSVEWESFSPNFFFIFSPKTLDENAGSYLGSFYVPKQDQPKMIHMIQQFSNTVFIDVDRILDEVKRLMNVLVKIVTVLAALVGFSGILVLIACLNLLMDERRREVALLRSFGLSKNKMKQMLSLEIGFLGLLAGIVACCFAEVISAIASYKMNMALQWHIEIWLILPLAMMLLCALIGRYRLGYLCNLPPLQSLRELNQI; encoded by the coding sequence ATGCGTAATCTTCTCAAACCACTTTTGCTACAAAGCTTGCGTACCGGGGGCTTATATTTACTCATTATTGCGCTTTCACTTGCGATCAGTGCAACCACCGCTCTTAAGTTTAGTAATGACCAAGTTAAAAATGCGGTAAGTCTACAAGCAGCGCAAATGTTAGCAGCCGATTTGGTTCTGTCGAATAATGAACCTATAGACGCAAAATGGCAAAAAAGGGCAGATCAGCTTGGCTTAAAGCAGACTAATGTGACCATGTTTAGTTCAATGGCACATACTCAAGATCAGTTTGTCATGGTCAATGTAAAAGCAATAGAACCTGCATTCCCATTAAGAGGAAAGCTTGAGATTGAACCTATAGCGCGTGGTATCCAACCAGGTGAAGTATGGTTGAGTCAAAGGGCAGCCGATTTACTTAAAGTTAAACTAGGCGATATGGTATCTATTGCAGATGCGGCATTTCGCTTTAGTGGCGTGATTGTGCGAGATTCAAATCAAGAACTTGGTTTTTCTGGTTTTTCGCCTACTGTCATTATTCATCAAGCAGATATTGCTAAAACTCATGCAATTCAAACTGGTAGTAGAATCGATTATCGACTGTTAATGTCTGGTCAGCCTGAACAGGTTCAGTCATTTTCAAGGCAATTTAAGCAACAGCATCAACCTGCAAATGAACAGGAAGAAACCATAGGGTTACGTTTACGCGATGCCAGTGAATCAAATAGCAGATTATTACGTCCGTTAGAAAACCTAGATACCTTTTTGCAATTGGCCAATATTTTAACAATTTTATTGTGTGGTATCGCCATTGCTTTAACGAGTCAAAGATATGTTCAGCAAAACCAAGATCACATTGCTTTAATACGTTGTTTAGGTGCGAGTAAGTTTCAAATTTTATGGGCCTATATCGGGTTACTTTGTGTAGTCAGTGCAATTTCGATTGCGATCGGTAGTCTCTTAGGAATAATGATGGGCTATGGCTTGCTTGAGCTCATGCTACAACTGATTCCACAACTAGAGTTAAGTTTCTCTGTGGTTGGTTTTTTACTTGGTCCCTTACCAATTGCCATTTTTACCAGTGTAATTGTGCTACTTGGATTCATTTTGCCAAGCATTTGGGAGTTGTTAAATACTCCTCCCATCCGTGTTATTCGGGAACAGGCAAAATCCCGAAAATCATTATTCTTTATGTTTTTTGCAGGCATCACCAGTCTTGTTATTTTTAGCTTAGTTTTAAGTGAAAATTTAATGCTCAGCATTTGGGTATTAACAGCGATTATTCTGCTTTGCATTTTACTTTACACCGTTGTCTGGCTATTGCTTCGTGCTTTAAAAAAGATGAAAACCCGTTTGTCTTTTTATATTCGTTCAGCATCGCAAAGTGCCTTACAAATTACAGCACTGGCTTTGGGTTTAAGCCTCATTACCGTGTTAAGTGTATTAAGAACAGATTTATTAGAGCGTTGGCAACAGCAATTACCAGAGGGAACACCAAACCAGTTTGTTTATGGCCTACCACCATTTGATTTAAAAGCTTTTGAGCAACAGTTGAAACAAAATGGTTGGCAAAGCACACCGTTATATCCAAACATTCGTGGGCGATTAGTTGCCAAAAATGATGTTCCTTTTTCAGAAGAAGCTATAAAACAAAATAACGCTCTACGCCGCGAATTAAATTTAACTCAGTCGAGTGCTTTACCAAATGACAATGTCATTACAAAAGGTCAAGCGGAATTTAATGCAGTAGGCCAAGTTTCAGTTGAGAGTAAAACAGCAGAAAGTCTAGGAATCCAGATTGGTGACAGGCTTACTTTTAGTCTGCCAGAAGGTAGCTTGCAAGCTAAAGTTATAAATTTTCGGAGCGTTGAGTGGGAAAGCTTTAGTCCTAATTTTTTCTTTATTTTTTCACCTAAAACTTTAGATGAAAATGCTGGTAGCTACTTGGGCAGTTTTTATGTACCTAAGCAAGATCAACCTAAAATGATCCATATGATTCAGCAATTCTCCAATACGGTTTTTATTGATGTTGATCGAATTTTAGATGAAGTAAAACGCTTAATGAACGTTCTAGTCAAAATCGTGACTGTGCTTGCAGCTTTAGTTGGCTTTTCTGGAATACTTGTTTTAATTGCTTGTTTAAATCTATTAATGGATGAACGCCGTCGGGAAGTGGCTTTGTTGCGTTCATTTGGTCTCTCTAAAAATAAAATGAAGCAGATGCTCAGCCTGGAAATTGGTTTTTTAGGTTTGTTAGCAGGCATTGTTGCCTGCTGTTTTGCCGAGGTAATTAGCGCAATTGCAAGTTATAAAATGAATATGGCTTTACAGTGGCATATTGAAATATGGTTGATTTTACCACTTGCCATGATGTTGCTTTGCGCTCTGATTGGCCGATATCGACTCGGTTATCTGTGTAATTTACCGCCACTACAAAGTTTACGTGAGCTGAACCAGATTTAA
- the mtgA gene encoding monofunctional biosynthetic peptidoglycan transglycosylase, with the protein MKAFIVRVLLIFIGAILLIQLWIFSSLVWWRTHEVDTTMFMRIDYWSDPSEPIIHEWLDYDDISDNFKHAILAGEDAKFIHHHGFDWDGIRFALERNNEQGEVVAGGSTVSQQLAKNLFLYNKRSFIRKGQETVATWMMERMWSKRRILEVYMNSVEFGKNLYGVEAAAQYYYGKSAKSLTREQAAFLAALLPDPKYYQDHRNDRKLQYRKRVILRYMNSTQIPE; encoded by the coding sequence ATGAAAGCCTTTATTGTTCGCGTGTTGTTAATTTTTATTGGGGCAATTCTCCTTATTCAACTCTGGATTTTCTCAAGTTTGGTTTGGTGGCGTACACATGAAGTTGATACCACCATGTTTATGCGAATTGATTATTGGTCAGATCCATCTGAGCCGATCATTCATGAATGGCTTGACTATGATGATATTAGTGACAATTTCAAACATGCAATTTTAGCAGGGGAGGACGCAAAATTTATTCATCATCATGGTTTTGACTGGGATGGTATTCGTTTTGCGCTAGAGCGTAACAATGAGCAAGGAGAGGTTGTTGCTGGTGGTTCTACCGTATCTCAACAACTTGCAAAAAACTTGTTCTTATATAATAAACGTTCATTTATTCGTAAAGGCCAAGAAACTGTAGCGACATGGATGATGGAGCGCATGTGGTCGAAACGTCGAATTCTTGAGGTGTATATGAACTCTGTTGAATTTGGCAAAAATTTGTATGGCGTTGAAGCAGCAGCCCAATATTATTACGGCAAAAGTGCCAAAAGCTTAACGCGCGAACAAGCTGCTTTTTTAGCCGCGTTATTGCCTGATCCGAAATATTATCAAGATCATCGCAATGATCGTAAACTACAATATAGAAAACGCGTTATTTTACGTTATATGAATAGCACCCAGATTCCTGAATAA
- the estB gene encoding esterase EstB yields the protein MNSALQFSISPYTPFMQETKVNLGNGIELHVEVGGKPEHPTILLIMGLGAQMLFWPDFFCKSLIDQGFRVIRFDNRDIGLSSKVRHQGKRLNTMKLMGRFALGLRNQGAPYTLYDMADDVSMLLDRLGVSKAHVIGASMGGMIAQILAAKYPEKVEKLGLMFTSNNQPFLPPPFPKQLLSLIGKPESRDEEGIVNHSLKLFQLIGSPGYINHIEAVQTARKLYQRSYYPAGVLQQFLAILCTGSLLQLDREIKQPTLVLHGSRDRLLPPSHGKAVAKAISGAKFELIDGMGHDIPAHFIPQLSGLFAHHFKSSY from the coding sequence ATGAATAGCGCCTTACAATTTAGTATTTCACCGTACACTCCATTTATGCAGGAAACCAAAGTCAATTTAGGCAATGGTATCGAGCTACATGTAGAAGTAGGTGGAAAACCAGAACATCCGACTATTTTGCTGATTATGGGTTTAGGTGCCCAAATGCTATTTTGGCCGGACTTTTTCTGCAAATCACTCATTGATCAAGGTTTTCGTGTTATTCGTTTTGATAACCGTGATATTGGCCTTTCTTCAAAAGTCCGCCATCAAGGTAAACGTTTAAATACCATGAAATTGATGGGACGTTTTGCTTTAGGACTAAGAAATCAGGGGGCGCCTTATACGCTCTATGATATGGCAGATGACGTTTCTATGCTTCTCGACCGTTTAGGAGTAAGCAAAGCACATGTGATTGGTGCCTCAATGGGTGGCATGATTGCCCAGATTCTCGCTGCAAAATATCCGGAAAAAGTAGAAAAATTAGGTTTGATGTTTACCAGTAATAATCAACCGTTTCTACCACCCCCATTCCCTAAGCAACTTTTAAGCTTGATTGGCAAGCCAGAATCACGTGATGAAGAAGGAATTGTGAATCACAGTTTAAAATTATTCCAATTGATTGGTTCTCCTGGTTATATTAACCATATTGAAGCCGTTCAAACTGCAAGAAAACTTTATCAACGTAGCTACTATCCTGCCGGTGTACTTCAACAGTTTTTAGCAATATTATGTACAGGTTCCTTACTGCAACTGGACCGTGAAATTAAGCAACCCACTTTAGTCTTGCATGGCTCTCGTGACCGCTTACTTCCACCGAGTCACGGTAAGGCCGTAGCAAAAGCAATTTCCGGTGCTAAGTTTGAATTAATTGATGGAATGGGGCATGATATCCCTGCCCATTTTATTCCACAGCTTAGCGGTTTATTTGCGCATCATTTTAAATCATCATACTAG
- a CDS encoding SRPBCC family protein translates to METLIYEVEINAPIEKVWDVLWNSETYNAWTKFFAPDSSMRTDWKVGGKTYFLDGEGNGMVSTIEEMKKPEVLIFKHLGMIKDGKEDLESEEVKGWSGSLEKYFLSQNGGTTTVKVELATLPEYIGMLKSGFVQGFEAVKQMAEK, encoded by the coding sequence ATGGAAACTCTAATATATGAAGTAGAAATTAATGCCCCTATAGAAAAAGTATGGGACGTACTCTGGAATAGTGAGACCTATAATGCATGGACGAAATTCTTTGCTCCAGATTCTTCAATGCGCACAGATTGGAAAGTCGGTGGTAAAACATATTTTCTAGATGGAGAAGGAAATGGAATGGTTTCGACCATTGAAGAAATGAAAAAGCCTGAAGTACTAATTTTTAAACATTTAGGAATGATTAAAGACGGGAAAGAAGACTTAGAAAGTGAAGAGGTGAAAGGCTGGAGTGGTTCGCTAGAAAAATATTTTTTAAGTCAAAATGGGGGTACTACAACGGTAAAAGTAGAATTAGCCACCTTACCTGAGTACATCGGTATGTTAAAAAGTGGCTTCGTTCAAGGCTTTGAAGCTGTAAAACAAATGGCTGAAAAATAA
- the ppk1 gene encoding polyphosphate kinase 1, translating into MNTAITATTPTEYSYNDRYINRELSILDFHLRVLEQAVDPLHPLLERMNFLLIFSRNLDEFFEIRVAGVMEQFALGNESRSPDGLTPRQVLQKISETAHAAIERQYRILNEEILPKLREEDICFLRRGELTPAQSAWVKKYFQEQVAPVLTPISLDPAHPFPRLVNKSLNFIVTLEGKDAFGRQIDLAVVPAPRSLPRVVRLPDELTGGKEHHVMLSAIIHEHVSDLFPGMTATGCYQFRVTRNADLALNEDVEDLAKALKGELSSRRFGRAVRLEVTQNCPQHIYEYLLEEFDLNEEQLYKVDGPVNLARLVSNFKRPHLRYDSHTPVVPKVFKKTESIFSAMQKQDILLHHPFESFAPVIQLLREAARDPQVLAIKQTLYRSGADSEIVQVLAEAARNGKEVTAVIELRARFDEESNIEVANVLQEAGAVVVYGIVGYKTHAKMIMVVRRENNKLVRYVHLGTGNYHAMNARIYTDYGLMTTDKDLCEDVHRIFQELTGMGKMAKLKKLLHAPFTLHAQLINFIDEEIANAKAGRKAQIIVKVNALTEVQLINKLYEASQAGVQVDLIIRSICCLRPGLPNLSENIRVRSIVGRFLEHTRVYYFSNNGDARIYCSSADWMDRNLFNRVEACFPIEDPALKKRIYQQGLLNYLQDNQQAWLLQGDGTWVRAQPAAGEKLHNAQRELLETFK; encoded by the coding sequence ATGAATACAGCGATTACAGCAACGACCCCAACAGAATATAGTTATAATGACCGTTATATTAATCGTGAATTGTCTATTCTTGACTTTCATTTGCGCGTATTGGAACAGGCCGTCGACCCTTTACATCCATTACTGGAACGAATGAACTTCTTACTCATTTTTTCGCGTAATTTAGATGAGTTTTTTGAAATTCGTGTGGCAGGTGTTATGGAGCAATTCGCTCTAGGCAATGAAAGTCGAAGCCCGGACGGTTTAACGCCAAGACAAGTCTTACAAAAAATCTCTGAAACTGCTCATGCTGCAATTGAGCGCCAATATCGTATTTTAAACGAAGAAATTTTACCTAAGTTACGTGAAGAAGATATCTGCTTTTTACGTCGTGGTGAATTAACACCAGCTCAATCAGCTTGGGTAAAAAAATATTTTCAGGAACAGGTTGCGCCTGTTTTAACTCCAATCAGTTTAGATCCAGCCCATCCATTCCCGCGTTTAGTCAATAAAAGCCTTAACTTTATTGTGACTTTAGAAGGTAAAGATGCGTTCGGGCGACAAATTGATTTGGCTGTTGTACCAGCCCCACGTTCATTGCCACGTGTTGTACGATTACCAGATGAGTTAACGGGTGGTAAAGAACATCACGTCATGTTGTCAGCAATTATTCATGAACATGTTTCAGACTTGTTCCCGGGCATGACTGCAACTGGTTGCTATCAATTCCGTGTAACTCGTAATGCCGATTTGGCACTTAATGAAGACGTTGAAGATTTGGCAAAAGCGTTAAAAGGTGAGTTAAGTTCACGCCGATTTGGTCGTGCAGTACGCTTAGAAGTAACCCAAAATTGTCCACAGCATATTTATGAATATCTACTTGAAGAGTTCGACTTAAACGAAGAACAATTATATAAAGTTGATGGTCCTGTAAACTTGGCTCGTCTGGTTTCGAACTTTAAACGTCCTCATTTGCGTTACGATTCACACACGCCAGTCGTACCAAAAGTGTTTAAAAAGACCGAGAGTATTTTCTCGGCTATGCAAAAGCAGGATATTTTACTTCATCACCCATTTGAGTCTTTTGCACCTGTTATTCAGTTACTCCGTGAAGCAGCACGTGACCCGCAAGTACTCGCAATTAAACAGACACTTTATCGTAGTGGTGCAGACTCGGAAATTGTTCAAGTTTTAGCAGAAGCTGCGCGTAATGGTAAAGAAGTGACAGCGGTAATTGAATTACGTGCCCGTTTCGATGAAGAGTCGAATATCGAAGTGGCTAATGTTTTACAAGAAGCAGGGGCAGTCGTTGTTTACGGTATTGTGGGTTATAAAACCCATGCCAAAATGATTATGGTGGTACGCCGTGAAAACAACAAACTGGTGCGTTATGTCCATTTAGGAACGGGTAACTACCATGCTATGAATGCTCGCATTTATACGGATTACGGTCTAATGACCACCGATAAAGACTTGTGTGAAGACGTACACCGTATTTTCCAAGAGCTTACGGGTATGGGTAAAATGGCAAAACTGAAAAAGTTACTCCATGCACCTTTTACTCTGCATGCTCAGCTCATTAACTTTATTGATGAAGAAATTGCCAATGCAAAGGCTGGTCGTAAAGCCCAAATTATTGTCAAAGTGAATGCTTTAACTGAAGTTCAGCTTATTAATAAATTATATGAAGCTTCTCAAGCAGGGGTGCAGGTAGATCTCATTATTCGTTCGATTTGCTGTTTACGTCCGGGATTACCAAATTTATCGGAAAACATTCGGGTACGTTCAATTGTAGGCCGTTTCCTTGAACATACTCGAGTTTATTACTTTAGTAATAATGGCGATGCTCGTATTTACTGTTCAAGTGCGGACTGGATGGATCGTAACTTATTTAATCGTGTTGAAGCATGCTTCCCAATTGAAGATCCTGCTTTGAAAAAACGTATTTATCAGCAAGGACTCCTTAATTATTTACAAGATAATCAGCAAGCTTGGTTATTACAGGGCGATGGTACATGGGTACGTGCCCAGCCTGCCGCAGGCGAAAAATTGCATAATGCTCAAAGAGAATTATTAGAAACTTTTAAATAA
- a CDS encoding SPOR domain-containing protein, with protein sequence MQGFIKSLFIRIFLGLMPVTAYADQKCYGDIIVFQKFDDQMIYPYFIHPSREKNKKNEIQNKTIVIQKRKLTQEELLAQKKIDDNQLKKIEEKKNIEKKKQLDAAVAKEILENGEKKWMVQVALAPNQNKANMIQSQLQAKGYKVVTSPTTKGIRVMVDPANDYAIAQIIREKIIADDSLDLRSAWVFKWASLTAQ encoded by the coding sequence ATGCAAGGCTTTATTAAAAGTTTATTTATTAGAATATTTTTGGGGTTAATGCCAGTGACTGCTTATGCGGATCAGAAGTGCTATGGAGATATTATTGTATTTCAGAAATTTGATGATCAAATGATATATCCTTATTTTATACATCCTTCTAGAGAGAAAAATAAGAAGAATGAAATACAAAATAAGACAATCGTGATCCAGAAAAGAAAACTTACTCAAGAGGAATTGTTAGCACAAAAGAAAATTGACGATAATCAGTTAAAAAAAATTGAAGAAAAGAAAAATATTGAGAAGAAAAAGCAACTTGATGCAGCGGTCGCGAAAGAAATTTTAGAAAACGGTGAAAAAAAATGGATGGTGCAAGTTGCTTTGGCACCTAATCAAAATAAAGCAAATATGATTCAGTCCCAATTACAGGCTAAAGGGTATAAAGTTGTTACCAGCCCAACCACAAAAGGAATACGGGTCATGGTCGACCCTGCCAATGACTACGCAATTGCACAAATTATTCGAGAAAAAATAATTGCAGATGATAGCTTGGATTTGAGATCGGCTTGGGTATTTAAATGGGCTTCCCTAACAGCACAGTAA
- the oxyR gene encoding LysR family transcriptional regulator OxyR — translation MAALPSLRQLSYLVTLSETLHFTEAARRSFVTQSTLSGGIMELERLLGGVLVERDRQNVRLTPLGEQVVARARVLLADAQDLMRLSREMSEPLTGDLHLGVIPTIAPFILTRLLDEVHQQLPKIQLHLHEAQSEKIVERLEHGNLDMIVLALPFDTRSLKVAEISKENLYLVCSKQDTNALQANSLDDLDLSRLILLEEGHCLRDHVLSACPIGERKNDNRLKASSLPTLVEMVSSDLGFTLLPEIAIENSMIKFNDQITAKPIEDAPSRTLALVTRKSTPLQSEFDVLLQIMQKITTNLHE, via the coding sequence ATGGCTGCATTACCCTCACTAAGACAGCTATCATATTTAGTTACGTTGTCGGAAACTTTGCATTTTACTGAAGCAGCACGTCGCTCTTTTGTTACCCAATCGACTTTATCGGGCGGCATTATGGAGCTAGAAAGGCTACTAGGTGGCGTTCTGGTTGAGCGTGACCGTCAGAATGTGCGTTTAACGCCATTAGGTGAGCAAGTTGTTGCTCGAGCCCGTGTATTGCTAGCAGATGCTCAGGATTTAATGCGTTTAAGCCGTGAAATGAGTGAACCATTAACAGGTGATCTTCATTTGGGTGTTATTCCAACAATTGCACCTTTTATCCTGACACGGTTACTTGATGAAGTGCATCAACAATTACCGAAGATTCAGTTGCATTTACATGAAGCTCAAAGTGAGAAGATTGTAGAGCGCCTAGAACATGGTAATTTGGACATGATTGTCCTTGCCCTACCTTTTGACACAAGAAGTTTAAAAGTAGCTGAAATTTCAAAAGAAAATTTATATCTTGTTTGTAGTAAACAAGATACAAATGCACTTCAAGCAAACTCACTTGATGACCTTGACTTATCACGTCTTATTTTGCTTGAAGAAGGCCACTGTTTACGTGATCACGTATTAAGTGCCTGTCCAATTGGTGAACGTAAAAACGATAACCGCTTAAAAGCAAGTTCTCTACCAACATTGGTTGAGATGGTTTCTTCCGATTTAGGCTTTACCCTTTTACCAGAAATTGCAATTGAAAATAGTATGATCAAATTTAATGATCAGATTACTGCAAAACCAATTGAAGACGCACCTAGCCGTACTTTAGCACTTGTTACTCGTAAAAGTACGCCGTTGCAAAGTGAGTTTGATGTTCTTCTGCAAATCATGCAGAAAATTACCACAAACTTACATGAATAA
- a CDS encoding rhomboid family intramembrane serine protease, with amino-acid sequence MTQSQPPHINRKLNVQAWWLTALLISINVGLFIWQIISGVDISDPAIKDALRWGADFTPLTFSGQPERLFTSVFFHFGIIHLMLNMGALYIFGNVAEVLFSRSYFIILYLLAGVFGSLLSSYINIQNGYELLQHFDQSLLPHVSAGASGAIMGLGTALTVLSLFPPLPHQVRILNKKVYLVTMAINLIFGFIATGINNAAHVGGMIMGALLAFIWYLSYRTQFKSLLKFLGLVGGLFMTVGFYVYCNQLNSPLLPLWHEVLIQNPEILP; translated from the coding sequence ATGACTCAATCTCAGCCTCCGCACATTAATCGTAAACTCAATGTACAAGCTTGGTGGCTGACCGCCCTACTGATCTCGATTAATGTAGGTTTATTCATCTGGCAAATTATATCTGGAGTCGACATTAGTGACCCAGCTATAAAAGATGCACTTCGCTGGGGTGCAGATTTTACACCACTTACTTTTTCTGGGCAGCCAGAACGTCTATTTACCAGCGTGTTTTTTCACTTTGGTATTATTCACCTTATGCTCAACATGGGAGCCTTATATATTTTCGGCAATGTTGCTGAAGTTTTGTTTAGCAGGTCATATTTCATTATTCTGTATCTGCTTGCAGGCGTATTTGGCAGCCTTTTGAGTAGTTATATCAATATTCAAAATGGGTATGAATTATTACAACATTTTGATCAGAGCCTGCTTCCCCATGTAAGTGCCGGAGCATCAGGCGCCATTATGGGATTAGGTACTGCATTAACTGTTCTTTCTTTATTTCCACCTCTGCCACATCAAGTACGTATACTCAATAAAAAAGTATATCTGGTAACAATGGCGATTAACCTTATTTTCGGTTTTATCGCAACAGGTATTAATAATGCTGCACATGTCGGCGGTATGATTATGGGTGCCTTACTCGCATTCATTTGGTATTTAAGCTACCGCACTCAATTTAAAAGCCTCCTAAAATTCTTAGGGTTAGTGGGAGGACTTTTCATGACTGTCGGCTTCTATGTTTACTGTAATCAGCTTAACTCACCATTACTTCCACTTTGGCATGAGGTTTTAATTCAGAACCCAGAAATACTCCCCTAA